A genomic window from Leptolyngbya sp. BL0902 includes:
- the recJ gene encoding single-stranded-DNA-specific exonuclease RecJ, protein MTAFSSRSTSQPSQGETARLPRQRWRLPTVNAGLVETLAAATDLSPLMAQVLVQRGILDPQQAEDFLNPERLQLPSPRLEFEDLALSLDLLTEAIQAGRRIAICGDYDADGMTSTALLLRALRTLGAEVDYTIPSRMSEGYGINSRIVEDCHADGVSLILTVDNGIAAVAPIQRARELGLTVIITDHHDLPPQLPPANAILNPKLLPETSPYRGVAGVGVAYILAVCLAQALNQTQDLTASLLELFTLGTIADLAPLTGVNRRWVRRGLGLLPRSQIFGIQALIQVAGLSDQSKALKPEHIGFRLGPRINAVGRLSDPQIVIDLLTTNDLGTALERAMQCEQINTTRQELCQQIEQEAVTWCEQQQAAGDLNLLQDRVLVVVRPQWHHGVIGIVASRLVERYGVPVFIGTYEDEDGSVIRGSARGIPEFDVFEALQSCRDLMEKFGGHRAAGGFSFRAENLSAIRSRLSHYACQTLTPDLLKPLISVDAQAQLSDINYALYEQIDHLHPCGIENPEPIFWTPQVQIAEQQVVGRNREHLKLTLRQGDTTIKAIAWRWGDYFPLPDRVDLAYRLKQNEWQGVTTVELELVGVRREEPTLPQALSRLVESAARPLTPAHAEASPQVSPATEAQLFSQPSAPSAPDVSESSASANGDADPNLGTGPRVAPNPITLHPATAPVTDLAADSAPDPSVTDPAVPPTNPAPASDSQPSPAPSVSDRLGTASPAATDPPGITFRVGQRDYRVHPTADPQQFTITNAEGHRLAINLTTQQGSLTVPGQADQSINITAPGYAALIQAGVDALDQGLIQRLNQEIQAQSAALAAKDQQLQSHQAQLAERDWQIQAQAAQIADLERQLQTQAEQIADQAQRIQALQAQVALLKTAPTSPTRGAKPAARASAKTNSVIQTPSLFDLDALAPVAEMEGAGPTAQPSTPEEARWQQQVRTALGDGIWFCLMEATQQDLLLSFQRREQLALQPHAADPSTDYSAVALPLVMALEREIWAPLVAGLADYGQQMQDDDLIQLTQALQQHDSLGVLPGLVAEAWKVLSDKILPAEEKPRKLSYHTIQADTWGAAWPIGGDPLHDTHRVLLDEFLQGWNHPVSRWLTALPEDAATALAQVHQLHQIALSPAPMRPWHQHLLQQWVFGERPKVGILPQIFREG, encoded by the coding sequence GTGACGGCATTTTCCTCTAGGTCTACCTCGCAGCCCAGCCAGGGCGAAACGGCCCGGTTGCCACGGCAGCGGTGGCGTCTGCCCACGGTCAACGCTGGGTTAGTGGAAACCTTGGCGGCGGCAACGGATCTCTCGCCGTTGATGGCCCAAGTGTTGGTGCAGCGGGGCATTTTAGATCCACAGCAGGCGGAGGATTTTCTCAACCCAGAGCGGCTTCAGTTGCCCTCGCCACGGCTAGAGTTTGAGGATTTAGCCCTTAGCTTGGATCTGCTGACCGAGGCCATCCAGGCGGGACGGCGCATCGCCATCTGCGGCGACTACGACGCCGACGGCATGACCAGCACCGCCCTCTTGCTGCGAGCCTTGCGTACCCTAGGGGCCGAGGTGGACTACACCATCCCTAGCCGCATGAGCGAGGGCTACGGCATCAACTCGCGCATTGTGGAAGACTGCCACGCCGACGGGGTGAGCCTGATCCTCACGGTGGATAACGGCATCGCCGCCGTGGCTCCAATTCAACGGGCGCGGGAACTGGGGCTGACGGTGATTATTACCGACCACCACGATTTGCCGCCGCAACTGCCCCCGGCTAACGCCATTTTGAACCCCAAGCTCTTGCCCGAAACCTCGCCCTATCGGGGGGTGGCCGGGGTGGGGGTGGCCTACATTTTGGCCGTGTGCTTGGCCCAGGCCCTCAACCAAACCCAAGACCTGACCGCTTCGCTGCTGGAGTTGTTTACCTTGGGCACCATTGCCGACCTCGCCCCGCTGACGGGGGTCAACCGTCGCTGGGTGCGGCGGGGGCTGGGGTTGCTGCCGCGCTCCCAAATTTTCGGCATTCAGGCGCTGATTCAAGTGGCGGGGTTGTCTGACCAAAGCAAAGCCCTTAAGCCAGAGCACATCGGCTTTCGGCTGGGGCCACGCATTAACGCCGTAGGACGGCTCAGCGATCCGCAGATTGTCATCGACCTGCTGACCACCAACGACCTCGGCACCGCCCTAGAACGGGCCATGCAGTGCGAGCAAATCAACACCACCCGCCAGGAACTCTGCCAGCAGATTGAGCAGGAGGCCGTGACCTGGTGCGAACAGCAGCAGGCGGCAGGCGACCTAAATTTGCTGCAAGATCGGGTGCTGGTGGTGGTGCGGCCCCAGTGGCACCATGGCGTGATTGGTATCGTGGCCTCGCGGCTGGTGGAGCGCTACGGGGTGCCCGTGTTCATCGGCACCTATGAAGACGAAGATGGATCGGTGATTCGCGGCTCGGCGCGGGGCATTCCCGAATTTGATGTGTTTGAGGCCCTGCAAAGCTGCCGCGACTTGATGGAAAAATTTGGCGGACACCGGGCGGCAGGGGGCTTTTCCTTTCGGGCCGAAAACCTGTCGGCCATTCGTTCTCGGCTGTCTCACTACGCCTGCCAAACCCTCACCCCCGACCTGCTGAAACCGCTGATTTCCGTAGATGCCCAGGCCCAACTCAGCGACATCAACTACGCCCTCTACGAACAAATCGACCATCTCCACCCCTGCGGCATCGAAAATCCGGAGCCTATTTTTTGGACGCCCCAGGTGCAGATTGCCGAGCAGCAGGTGGTGGGCCGCAATCGGGAACACCTCAAACTCACCCTGCGCCAGGGCGATACTACAATCAAAGCCATTGCTTGGCGCTGGGGCGACTACTTTCCACTGCCCGACCGGGTGGATTTGGCCTATCGCCTGAAGCAAAACGAATGGCAGGGCGTCACCACCGTAGAACTAGAGCTGGTGGGCGTTCGCCGGGAGGAACCCACCCTGCCCCAGGCTCTATCGCGCCTGGTAGAATCAGCGGCTCGTCCCTTGACCCCCGCCCATGCCGAAGCGTCTCCCCAGGTCAGCCCTGCCACCGAAGCCCAGCTGTTCTCTCAGCCCAGTGCGCCCTCGGCCCCCGATGTCTCAGAATCCAGCGCGTCGGCCAACGGTGACGCTGATCCCAACCTAGGAACTGGCCCCAGGGTTGCGCCGAACCCGATAACGCTTCACCCCGCCACGGCTCCAGTTACCGATCTAGCCGCCGATTCAGCCCCTGATCCTTCGGTCACAGATCCAGCCGTTCCACCGACTAATCCAGCCCCAGCTTCCGATTCCCAGCCCAGCCCAGCGCCATCGGTTTCCGACAGGCTGGGGACAGCATCTCCAGCGGCGACCGATCCGCCAGGAATCACCTTTCGGGTGGGTCAGCGCGACTACCGGGTTCACCCCACGGCAGACCCCCAGCAGTTCACCATTACCAACGCCGAGGGCCACAGGCTGGCGATTAACCTCACCACCCAGCAGGGCTCCCTAACCGTGCCGGGGCAGGCGGATCAGTCGATCAACATCACGGCTCCGGGCTATGCGGCCCTGATTCAAGCGGGGGTGGATGCGCTCGATCAGGGGCTGATTCAGCGCCTGAACCAGGAAATCCAGGCCCAATCAGCGGCGTTGGCAGCGAAGGATCAGCAGCTCCAATCCCACCAAGCCCAACTGGCAGAACGAGACTGGCAGATCCAGGCCCAGGCCGCACAGATTGCTGATCTAGAGCGACAACTTCAGACCCAGGCGGAGCAGATCGCCGACCAAGCGCAGCGCATTCAAGCTCTGCAAGCTCAGGTAGCCCTGCTAAAAACAGCCCCGACCTCGCCCACCCGTGGGGCCAAGCCTGCGGCCAGGGCGTCAGCCAAAACCAATTCGGTGATCCAAACGCCGTCCTTGTTTGATCTCGATGCCTTGGCCCCCGTGGCGGAGATGGAGGGCGCTGGGCCAACAGCGCAACCCTCCACCCCAGAAGAAGCCCGCTGGCAGCAGCAGGTTCGCACCGCCCTAGGGGATGGCATCTGGTTTTGCCTGATGGAAGCGACCCAACAGGACTTGCTGCTCTCCTTTCAGCGGCGAGAACAATTGGCCCTACAACCCCACGCCGCAGACCCGTCAACCGACTATTCGGCGGTGGCTTTGCCTTTGGTGATGGCGCTAGAGCGAGAAATTTGGGCTCCCCTCGTCGCGGGCCTCGCTGACTATGGCCAGCAAATGCAGGACGACGACCTGATCCAACTGACCCAGGCTCTCCAACAGCACGACAGCTTGGGCGTGTTGCCCGGTTTGGTGGCGGAAGCCTGGAAAGTGCTTTCAGACAAAATTCTGCCCGCCGAGGAGAAGCCGCGCAAACTCAGCTACCACACCATCCAGGCCGATACCTGGGGAGCTGCTTGGCCCATCGGCGGCGACCCCCTCCACGACACCCACCGGGTACTGCTCGACGAATTTCTCCAGGGCTGGAACCACCCCGTCTCCCGCTGGCTCACCGCCCTACCCGAAGACGCCGCCACTGCCCTCGCCCAAGTGCATCAGCTCCATCAGATCGCCCTCAGCCCCGCCCCCATGCGCCCCTGGCACCAGCATCTTTTGCAACAGTGGGTGTTTGGAGAACGGCCCAAGGTGGGCATTTTGCCGCAGATTTTTCGCGAAGGATAG
- the cimA gene encoding citramalate synthase yields the protein MAQHSGNGAMNGSDLGQDSASQGLSPIVSPSRSVTIYDTTLRDGAQREGLALSTEDKLRIARRLDALGVPFIEGGWPGANPKDGQFFGQIQEQPLTQAQVTAFCSTRRPGQVAAEDTLLQPVLAAGTTWITLFGKSWDLHVTVGLNTTLAENLAMIEDTIRYFRSQGRRIIYDAEHWFDGYKANPDYALQTLASAVHAGAEWLVLCDTNGGTLPQQVGEITAAVKTWLQNFPAPRPQVGIHTHNDGGVAVANALAAVEAGATMVQGTINGYGERCGNADLCTLIPNLQIKLGRPCIAPARLETLAETSRFVSEVVNLAPDDHAPYVGRSAFAHKGGIHVSAVEKEPKTYEHIDPAQVGNRRRIVVSDQSGLSNVLVKARHFGLTLDRQNPASRQLLTRLKTLEHEGYQFEAAEASFELLMREALGDRPHFFDLKGFYINCQLQGNGADHSSQAMATIKVAVDGQDILTAAEGNGPVAALDAALRKALLNFYPAIAQFHLSDYKVRIIDSGAGTEAKTRVLVESSNGHQRWTTLGVSTNIIEASYQAVTEGLEYGLMLETGPTQLPKARVEPPPSSLTSSSI from the coding sequence ATGGCGCAACACAGCGGTAATGGAGCAATGAACGGTAGCGACCTAGGGCAAGACTCGGCATCCCAGGGTCTGTCTCCCATCGTTTCCCCATCACGTTCCGTTACGATCTACGACACCACCCTGCGCGATGGCGCTCAGCGGGAGGGGCTGGCCCTCTCCACCGAAGACAAACTCCGCATTGCCCGCAGGCTAGATGCCCTGGGGGTGCCGTTCATTGAGGGCGGCTGGCCGGGGGCCAACCCCAAGGATGGGCAGTTTTTTGGGCAAATTCAGGAACAACCGCTGACCCAGGCCCAGGTGACAGCCTTTTGCTCCACCCGCCGACCGGGCCAAGTCGCCGCCGAAGATACCCTACTTCAGCCCGTTTTGGCCGCAGGCACCACTTGGATTACCCTGTTTGGCAAGTCCTGGGATCTCCATGTCACCGTGGGGCTAAACACCACTCTGGCGGAAAACCTGGCCATGATTGAGGACACCATCCGCTACTTTCGCAGCCAGGGCCGACGGATCATCTACGACGCTGAACACTGGTTTGATGGCTACAAAGCCAACCCTGACTACGCCCTGCAAACGCTGGCGTCTGCCGTCCATGCTGGGGCCGAGTGGCTGGTGCTGTGCGACACCAACGGCGGCACCCTCCCCCAGCAGGTGGGCGAGATCACGGCGGCGGTAAAAACATGGTTGCAGAACTTTCCAGCGCCTCGGCCCCAAGTGGGCATCCACACCCACAACGATGGCGGGGTGGCAGTGGCCAATGCCCTGGCGGCGGTGGAGGCCGGGGCCACCATGGTTCAGGGCACCATCAACGGCTATGGGGAGCGCTGCGGCAATGCCGACCTCTGTACCCTGATTCCCAACCTCCAGATCAAGCTGGGTCGCCCCTGCATTGCCCCGGCTCGCCTAGAAACCCTGGCGGAAACCAGCCGTTTTGTCAGCGAAGTGGTGAACCTCGCCCCCGACGACCACGCCCCCTACGTGGGGCGGTCGGCCTTTGCCCACAAGGGCGGCATCCATGTCAGCGCCGTCGAGAAGGAACCGAAAACCTACGAACACATCGACCCGGCCCAGGTGGGCAACCGTCGCCGCATTGTGGTGTCCGATCAATCGGGGCTGAGCAATGTGCTGGTGAAGGCGCGTCATTTTGGGTTGACTTTAGATCGCCAAAATCCCGCCTCTCGACAACTGCTCACCCGGCTCAAAACCCTGGAACACGAAGGCTACCAGTTTGAAGCCGCCGAGGCCAGCTTTGAACTGCTGATGCGCGAAGCCCTAGGCGACCGTCCCCACTTTTTCGACCTCAAGGGGTTCTACATCAACTGCCAACTCCAGGGCAACGGAGCCGACCACAGCAGCCAAGCCATGGCCACCATCAAAGTCGCCGTCGATGGTCAGGATATCCTCACCGCCGCCGAGGGCAATGGCCCCGTTGCCGCCCTCGATGCGGCCCTGCGGAAAGCCCTGCTGAACTTCTACCCCGCCATCGCCCAGTTCCACCTGTCGGATTACAAGGTGCGGATTATCGACAGCGGCGCAGGCACCGAGGCCAAAACCCGCGTTTTAGTGGAATCCAGCAACGGCCACCAGCGCTGGACGACCCTGGGCGTCTCCACCAACATCATCGAAGCCTCCTATCAGGCCGTCACCGAGGGGCTGGAGTATGGCCTGATGCTGGAAACGGGGCCAACCCAACTCCCCAAGGCCCGCGTGGAGCCGCCCCCCAGTTCGTTGACGTCCTCCTCAATCTGA
- a CDS encoding glycerol-3-phosphate acyltransferase — MAMTLTQVWGALLIFVLSPLVGGLPLTGWVTRWISGKRLSQVGTGNVGVSAAFYHGGKVAGILAVLLEAAKGISVVLLARHYFPSDPVWEIIALIGLVMGRYWFAKGAGTTNVVWGFVVHDWVTSLLTWLISGLGFTIFRERRQGRLLVLVLLPLLTALRHTNDGPLVLAVACLSGLIAWIYQKLPDDLDLPTEGGRLESRTMFRFFRGDRGLVALDRPLDPTQFGPKAATLGQLKAWGYPVPPGYVLQAGDDPTALIDITDPSPREPVVVRSSAQDEDSGLVSAAGIYESYLNIATKEELSLALVRCFAAYNSPRAVQYRQDNALPERAMAVIVQQQVIGQFSGVAFSRDPIARCGDAVVIEALPGGADRVVSGQETPEQYRVMVQPNDIPSATELEPAESWILPDALTLTVEGEGQTPSRLLQQVAYLARHLEARYQGVPQDIEWTYDGETLWLLQSRPITTLRPLWTRKIAAEVIPGAIRPLTWSINRPLTCGVWGEIFTVVLGNQAKDLDFTETATLHHAYAYFNATLLGAIFLRMGLPTESLEFLTRGAKFSRPPLTTTLKALPGLLRLLNRERRLWMDFERENSTLFAAGLNALTMVRRETLSPVELLDRIDDVLVLLRHVTYYNIMAPLSFALRRAVMGVPEDALDARQNAEVAAVEDLLTLAKETRQILSVSQLKTITNGASLMTLLAETPDGEMILAQLNHFIEEYGYLSPVGTDIAVATWHENPAPVRELLAQFVLHPPPPKPAPETPKNGKANGKTKGPLLELAQRRFDLKGQVNTLYNRLLAELRWSILALESQWMQAENLTQIGDIFFLTLDEIQAVLQADHPPSWDTLRARIRTRREQFQQDRQRQQIPYLVFGDDPPALEHMLLAPQADGLQALKGIGASAGIVEGPVRVMTHLETVEVGSVPFILVVPYTDAGWTPILARAKGLIAEVGGRLSHGAIIAREYGIPAVMDVAHATDRLHDGQWVRLNGQNGLVEVIDPPSAASDAPTSEG; from the coding sequence ATGGCCATGACCCTCACCCAGGTATGGGGTGCGCTGTTGATTTTTGTGTTGTCGCCCCTGGTGGGCGGGTTGCCGCTGACGGGCTGGGTGACGCGCTGGATTTCGGGGAAGCGGCTGTCTCAGGTGGGGACGGGCAATGTGGGGGTGTCGGCGGCGTTTTACCACGGCGGCAAGGTGGCGGGGATTCTGGCGGTGCTGCTGGAGGCGGCGAAGGGGATCTCCGTGGTGCTGTTGGCGCGGCATTATTTCCCCAGCGACCCGGTGTGGGAGATTATCGCCCTGATTGGCCTGGTGATGGGGCGCTACTGGTTTGCCAAGGGGGCGGGCACCACCAACGTCGTTTGGGGCTTTGTGGTGCATGATTGGGTCACATCGCTGCTGACCTGGTTGATTAGCGGCCTAGGGTTTACGATCTTCCGTGAGCGGCGGCAGGGGAGGCTGTTGGTGCTGGTGTTGCTGCCCTTGCTGACGGCCCTGCGCCATACTAACGATGGCCCCCTGGTGCTGGCGGTGGCCTGCCTCAGCGGGCTGATTGCCTGGATTTACCAAAAGCTGCCCGATGATTTAGACCTCCCGACCGAGGGGGGACGTTTGGAGTCTCGTACCATGTTTCGTTTTTTTCGGGGAGATCGGGGGCTGGTGGCGCTGGATCGGCCCCTCGACCCGACCCAGTTTGGCCCCAAGGCCGCGACCCTAGGGCAGTTGAAAGCCTGGGGCTATCCTGTCCCGCCGGGGTATGTGTTGCAGGCGGGGGATGACCCAACGGCCTTGATAGACATCACCGATCCCTCGCCGCGTGAACCCGTGGTGGTGCGGTCTTCGGCCCAGGATGAGGATTCGGGCCTGGTGTCGGCGGCGGGCATTTACGAGTCTTACCTGAACATCGCCACCAAGGAAGAACTGTCCCTGGCGCTGGTGCGCTGCTTTGCGGCCTACAACAGCCCCCGTGCCGTGCAGTATCGCCAGGATAACGCCCTGCCAGAGCGGGCCATGGCGGTGATTGTGCAGCAGCAGGTGATCGGCCAATTTTCGGGGGTGGCCTTCAGTCGCGATCCCATTGCCCGCTGTGGCGATGCGGTGGTGATCGAAGCCCTGCCCGGTGGGGCGGATCGGGTGGTCTCTGGCCAGGAAACGCCGGAGCAGTATCGGGTGATGGTGCAGCCCAACGACATTCCCTCCGCCACGGAACTAGAGCCCGCCGAAAGCTGGATTCTGCCCGATGCCCTGACCCTCACCGTGGAGGGCGAAGGCCAAACCCCCAGCCGCCTCTTGCAGCAGGTCGCCTACCTAGCCCGTCACCTAGAGGCCCGCTACCAGGGCGTGCCCCAAGACATTGAATGGACCTACGACGGCGAAACCCTCTGGTTATTGCAGAGCCGCCCCATCACCACCCTGCGGCCCCTGTGGACGCGCAAGATTGCCGCCGAGGTGATCCCTGGCGCGATTCGGCCCCTCACCTGGTCGATTAACCGCCCCCTCACCTGTGGCGTGTGGGGGGAAATTTTTACCGTGGTGCTGGGCAACCAGGCCAAGGATTTGGACTTCACCGAAACCGCCACCCTGCACCATGCCTACGCCTACTTCAATGCCACGCTGTTAGGGGCAATCTTCCTCCGCATGGGCCTGCCGACGGAAAGCCTGGAGTTCCTTACCCGTGGGGCGAAGTTCAGCCGTCCGCCCCTGACCACCACCCTCAAAGCCCTGCCCGGACTGCTGCGCCTGCTGAACCGAGAACGCCGCCTGTGGATGGATTTTGAGCGAGAAAATTCCACCCTGTTCGCCGCTGGCCTCAATGCCTTGACGATGGTGCGGCGGGAAACCCTGAGTCCCGTGGAGCTATTGGATCGCATTGACGACGTGCTGGTGCTGCTGCGCCACGTCACCTACTACAACATCATGGCTCCCCTCAGTTTTGCCCTGCGCCGTGCGGTGATGGGGGTGCCCGAAGACGCCCTCGATGCCCGCCAAAACGCCGAAGTAGCTGCCGTGGAAGACCTGCTTACCCTGGCCAAGGAAACCCGCCAAATCCTGTCTGTCTCCCAACTAAAGACCATCACCAACGGCGCTTCCCTGATGACCCTTCTGGCCGAAACCCCCGACGGCGAGATGATTCTGGCCCAGTTGAACCATTTCATTGAAGAATACGGCTACCTCAGCCCCGTGGGCACCGACATCGCCGTGGCCACCTGGCACGAAAACCCCGCCCCCGTGCGCGAACTGCTGGCCCAGTTTGTCCTCCATCCGCCCCCGCCCAAGCCCGCCCCAGAGACGCCGAAAAACGGTAAAGCCAATGGCAAAACCAAAGGCCCGCTGCTGGAACTGGCCCAGCGACGGTTCGACCTCAAAGGCCAAGTCAACACCCTCTACAATCGGCTGCTGGCGGAACTGCGCTGGAGCATTTTGGCCCTAGAAAGCCAGTGGATGCAGGCGGAAAACCTCACCCAAATCGGAGACATCTTTTTCCTCACCCTCGACGAAATTCAGGCCGTCCTCCAGGCCGATCATCCCCCTAGTTGGGACACCCTTCGCGCCCGCATCCGCACCCGCCGCGAGCAGTTCCAGCAGGATCGCCAGCGGCAGCAGATTCCCTACCTGGTGTTTGGCGACGATCCCCCCGCCCTAGAGCACATGCTGTTGGCCCCCCAGGCCGACGGGTTACAGGCACTCAAGGGTATCGGGGCCAGTGCCGGAATCGTGGAAGGCCCGGTGCGGGTGATGACCCACCTGGAAACCGTGGAGGTGGGCAGCGTTCCCTTCATTTTGGTGGTGCCCTACACCGATGCCGGGTGGACGCCCATCCTCGCCAGGGCCAAGGGGCTGATTGCCGAAGTGGGGGGCCGACTCTCCCACGGGGCAATCATTGCCCGCGAGTACGGCATTCCGGCGGTGATGGATGTGGCCCACGCCACCGACCGTTTGCACGACGGCCAATGGGTACGCCTGAATGGCCAAAACGGCCTGGTGGAGGTAATCGACCCGCCCTCTGCCGCCTCCGATGCCCCCACTTCAGAGGGCTGA
- a CDS encoding DASH family cryptochrome, which translates to MAVLVWFRNDLRLHDHQPLWEAMQSGQRVIPCYCFDPRQFGQTAFGFAKTGAFRAQFLLESVADLRQSLQSLGSDLVVRMGRPEVEIPALVRELGIETVVWHEEVTAEEVAVESALEAKLATLGVKTEVYWGATLYHPDNLPFDLDRVPEVFTQFRKQVEQRSTVDEALPTPKALPPLPAITPGPIPALADLGLTAPKADPRGVLPFQGGEAAGLARLQDYVWTADCLKVYKETRNGMVGANYSSKFSPWLALGCLSPRQIYATVQRYERERIKNDSTYWLVFELLWRDYFRFIAAKHGDYLFYPSGLRGLQIAWKQDWERFEAWRTGMTGFPLVDANMRELAATGFMSNRGRQNVASFLTKNLGIDWRMGAEWFESQLIDYDVCSNYGNWNYTAGVGNDARGFRYFNIPKQSKDYDPDGTYVKHWLPELKALPAAKVHAPWKLQPVEQRRFGVQLGVDYPRPVVDLAQSAQANERIYDAAQLLPRR; encoded by the coding sequence ATGGCTGTCCTCGTTTGGTTTCGTAACGATCTTCGCCTCCACGACCATCAGCCCCTCTGGGAGGCGATGCAGTCGGGGCAGCGGGTGATTCCCTGCTACTGTTTTGACCCGCGCCAGTTTGGCCAAACCGCCTTTGGATTTGCCAAAACCGGGGCTTTCCGGGCGCAGTTTTTGCTGGAGAGCGTGGCGGATCTGCGGCAATCGCTCCAGTCCCTTGGTAGTGACCTCGTGGTGCGGATGGGGCGGCCTGAGGTAGAAATCCCGGCCCTAGTGCGCGAACTGGGCATTGAAACGGTGGTTTGGCACGAGGAAGTCACTGCTGAGGAAGTGGCGGTGGAATCGGCCCTAGAGGCCAAGTTGGCCACCCTGGGCGTCAAGACGGAGGTCTACTGGGGAGCCACCCTGTATCACCCCGACAACCTGCCCTTTGACCTGGATCGGGTGCCGGAGGTGTTTACCCAGTTCCGCAAGCAGGTGGAGCAGCGCAGCACGGTGGATGAGGCGCTACCCACACCGAAAGCCCTACCGCCCTTGCCCGCCATCACCCCTGGCCCCATCCCTGCCCTAGCGGATTTAGGGCTGACTGCACCGAAGGCTGATCCGAGGGGTGTGTTGCCCTTCCAGGGAGGCGAAGCCGCTGGCTTGGCTAGACTGCAAGACTATGTATGGACAGCGGACTGCCTCAAGGTTTACAAAGAAACCCGCAACGGCATGGTGGGGGCCAACTATTCGTCAAAATTCTCGCCCTGGCTGGCCTTGGGCTGTCTGTCGCCGCGCCAAATCTACGCCACCGTGCAGCGCTACGAGCGAGAGCGCATCAAAAACGACTCCACCTACTGGCTGGTGTTTGAACTGCTCTGGCGGGACTATTTTCGGTTCATCGCGGCCAAACACGGCGACTACTTGTTCTATCCCTCCGGCCTGCGGGGGTTGCAGATCGCCTGGAAGCAGGACTGGGAGCGCTTTGAGGCGTGGCGCACCGGGATGACGGGCTTTCCCCTGGTGGATGCCAATATGCGGGAACTCGCGGCTACGGGGTTTATGTCGAACCGAGGGCGGCAAAATGTGGCCAGTTTCCTCACCAAAAACCTCGGTATTGACTGGCGCATGGGGGCCGAGTGGTTTGAGTCGCAGCTCATTGACTACGACGTATGCAGCAACTACGGCAACTGGAACTACACCGCCGGAGTGGGCAACGATGCGCGGGGTTTCCGCTATTTCAACATCCCCAAGCAGTCTAAGGACTACGATCCCGACGGTACCTACGTCAAACACTGGCTCCCAGAACTAAAAGCCCTCCCAGCCGCCAAGGTACACGCCCCCTGGAAGCTCCAGCCCGTCGAGCAACGCCGCTTTGGGGTGCAACTGGGGGTAGACTATCCTCGTCCGGTGGTAGATTTGGCCCAATCGGCCCAGGCCAACGAGCGCATCTACGACGCCGCCCAACTGCTGCCCCGTCGATAG
- a CDS encoding peroxiredoxin: MPIRVGDLAPDFTLPNQSGQPVTLSDFRGKKAVVLYFYPKDDTPGCTIESCTFRDSYNDFQTTGAEVIGISSDSPTSHQQFAAKHNLPFTLVSDEGSKVRNAYGVPSTLGLLPGRVTYIIDLEGKVRHIFNSQFNPKAHVSEAMKVLQTL, translated from the coding sequence ATGCCGATTCGCGTTGGCGACCTCGCCCCCGACTTTACCCTGCCCAACCAGTCTGGCCAACCTGTCACCCTCAGCGACTTTCGGGGCAAGAAGGCCGTGGTGCTGTACTTCTACCCCAAGGACGACACTCCGGGCTGCACCATCGAGTCCTGCACCTTCCGCGACAGCTACAACGACTTCCAGACCACCGGAGCCGAGGTGATCGGCATCAGCAGCGACTCGCCCACCTCCCACCAGCAGTTTGCCGCCAAGCACAACCTGCCCTTTACCCTCGTCAGCGATGAGGGCAGCAAGGTGCGCAATGCCTACGGAGTGCCCAGCACCCTAGGGCTGCTGCCCGGTCGTGTCACCTATATCATTGACCTAGAGGGCAAGGTGCGCCACATTTTCAATTCCCAGTTCAACCCCAAGGCCCACGTTAGTGAGGCCATGAAGGTGCTCCAAACGCTCTAG
- a CDS encoding nuclease A inhibitor family protein, whose translation MVQALSDDSFQADVEHLSLLTTDLWYPSETDAPVTVVAWPAPLADPWPPLPSGSVVTEHPADQFFRPILSQPFWHSAQGEHLAQRYQALQDFLYTHLTNLRTYRVGQVEVTLSIMGHHASGGCLGVQTTLVET comes from the coding sequence ATGGTTCAGGCGCTCTCCGACGATTCCTTTCAGGCCGATGTTGAGCACTTGAGCCTGCTCACGACAGACCTGTGGTACCCCAGCGAGACTGATGCCCCGGTGACGGTGGTGGCTTGGCCTGCCCCCTTGGCAGACCCCTGGCCCCCATTGCCGTCAGGATCCGTCGTCACTGAGCACCCGGCAGACCAGTTTTTTCGGCCCATCCTCAGCCAGCCCTTTTGGCATTCTGCCCAGGGAGAGCACCTTGCCCAGCGCTACCAAGCGCTGCAAGACTTTCTCTACACCCATCTGACCAACCTGCGTACCTACCGCGTTGGCCAGGTAGAAGTAACCCTCAGCATAATGGGGCACCACGCCAGCGGCGGATGCCTGGGGGTTCAGACCACCCTGGTTGAGACCTAG
- a CDS encoding antibiotic biosynthesis monooxygenase — MSDFDDFLKHKYAYVAIGEFKPGCFPEARQLYEKAVSTFSKGFQGAYLLQEPGSDRGIAIILWENIEDMSEHHNLIYEQTLAKIAHLFAAPPVTTFYEVCSEIGLPQILSQALDPN; from the coding sequence ATGTCTGATTTTGACGATTTTTTGAAGCATAAGTATGCCTATGTGGCTATCGGCGAATTTAAGCCCGGTTGCTTCCCCGAAGCCCGCCAGCTCTACGAAAAGGCCGTCTCTACTTTTTCCAAAGGTTTCCAAGGGGCCTACCTGTTGCAGGAACCGGGATCAGACCGGGGTATTGCCATCATCCTCTGGGAAAACATTGAGGATATGAGCGAGCACCACAACCTGATCTATGAGCAAACCCTAGCTAAAATTGCCCACCTGTTTGCCGCCCCGCCCGTCACCACCTTCTATGAGGTGTGCAGCGAGATTGGTCTACCGCAGATTCTCTCCCAAGCCCTCGACCCCAACTAA